The Arachis hypogaea cultivar Tifrunner chromosome 16, arahy.Tifrunner.gnm2.J5K5, whole genome shotgun sequence genome contains a region encoding:
- the LOC140180047 gene encoding uncharacterized protein, which translates to MKIWGNGCAGWEYVGSDRTSGGLLLMWEDGFFKMRNYYKGDRWLCVEGILSKNPINCAFFLVYGAHTRDEKLVWEELSYVAGLCPGAYCFWGDFDEIVQVEERRGSDSLPLSTQDFENWINDMGLVDLPITDRKFTWFRGKSCSRIDRALVSLELIEAFPETHLRGGPQGLLDHCPIIVEDKRLRDGPRPFRSLDLWFTHEGFLRMVKEEWRGLGEVQFTNKLKALTV; encoded by the coding sequence ATGAAAATCTGGGGAAATGGTTGTGCGGGGTGGGAGTATGTGGGGTCTGACAGGACATCTGGTGGGTTGTTGTTAATGTGGGAAGATGGTTTCTTTAAAATGAGAAATTACTATAAAGGTGATCGATGGTTATGTGTTGAAGGGATACTGTCGAAAAATCCTATTAACTGTGCTTTTTTCTTAGTTTATGGTGCTCATACTAGAGATGAAAAACTTGTGTGGGAGGAGTTGAGTTACGTGGCTGGTTTGTGTCCAGGCGCCTATTGTTTTTGGGGGGACTTTGATGAAATTGTACAGGTGGAAGAAAGGCGAGGATCAGATAGTTTACCTTTATCGACGCAAGATTTTGAGAATTGGATAAATGACATGGGTTTGGTGGACTTGCCAATTACTGACCGTAAGTTTACATGGTTCAGAGGAAAGTCCTGTAGCCGTATTGATAGAGCTTTGGTTAGCTTGGAATTGATTGAGGCATTTCCAGAAACTCATTTGAGAGGTGGTCCACAGGGTTTATTAGATCACTGCCCTATTATAGTGGAAGATAAGAGGCTTAGGGACGGACCAAGGCCGTTCCGAAGTCTAGATTTGTGGTTTACACATGAAGGATTTCTAAGGATGGTCAAGGAGGAATGGAGAGGATTAGGAGAGGTACAATTCACCAATAAACTGAAGGCGTTGacggtttga